In Acidobacteriota bacterium, a genomic segment contains:
- a CDS encoding VWA domain-containing protein, producing MVPRYLRPLLALIAIAALPAAAQNELFIDQVDVNVVNVEVFVTDRDGNRVAGLSQEDFEILEDGRAVEISNFYSVSYQDAFAPAPEPGRRAMPQPRREIPPDQQLHLAIFMDHAHIYPASRRQILEELEGFIEDRLIEGDKIMLVGFARSLEIVEPFTQDHQRLLRGLGKMSKEAAYGPMIDAQRRQAFRSMTLFADGGDPQAAAANIRTAHGFVRSYVQSVQSDTRKVTESIEKVVRSLAGLPGRKALLYVSNGLPQRPGEEAYQYLLDITGAAALRSASVSGVGIDPALEAIRDDEAPLFERVTREANAHQVTLYALDAGGSGGGSGLSADLNQIDTGVGDSGRVTLDALRANNLREPMIELAEATGGASVINTNNFGDGLARMAADFDTYYSLGYNSPRGGDGKYHKIQVRVKRPDLRVRHRTGYIDKPQTEKVADRTLSSLLLDLESNPLGIEVETGEPELHDRNRYLLPVLVRIPMRQVTLLPNGDTQEGRLQIYVVVKDEKGGVSDLHQHPYPVSIPTEMLEKARQTDVGYLARLELLSGKPKIAVGVWDELSGEESFVQRKVLVERPPKAKKGR from the coding sequence ATGGTTCCTCGCTACTTGCGTCCCCTCCTGGCCCTGATCGCCATCGCCGCTCTCCCGGCTGCGGCTCAGAACGAGCTCTTCATCGACCAGGTCGATGTCAACGTGGTCAACGTCGAGGTCTTCGTGACCGACCGCGATGGCAACCGCGTCGCCGGCCTTTCTCAAGAAGACTTCGAGATTCTCGAAGACGGTCGTGCGGTGGAGATCAGCAACTTCTACTCGGTCTCCTACCAGGACGCCTTCGCTCCGGCGCCGGAGCCCGGCCGCCGAGCCATGCCCCAGCCGCGGCGGGAAATTCCGCCGGATCAGCAGCTCCACCTCGCCATCTTCATGGACCACGCCCACATCTACCCCGCCTCGCGGCGCCAGATCCTGGAAGAGCTCGAAGGGTTCATCGAGGATCGCCTGATCGAGGGCGACAAGATCATGCTGGTCGGCTTCGCCCGCTCGCTGGAGATCGTCGAGCCCTTCACCCAGGACCACCAGCGCCTGCTGCGTGGCCTCGGCAAGATGAGCAAGGAAGCCGCCTACGGACCGATGATCGACGCCCAGCGGCGCCAAGCCTTCCGCTCCATGACGCTGTTCGCCGACGGTGGTGATCCGCAAGCGGCGGCGGCGAACATTCGAACCGCCCATGGCTTCGTCCGCAGCTATGTGCAGTCGGTACAGAGCGACACCCGCAAGGTCACCGAGTCGATCGAAAAGGTGGTGCGCTCCCTCGCCGGCCTGCCGGGCCGCAAGGCGCTGTTGTACGTCAGCAACGGCTTGCCGCAACGGCCCGGAGAGGAGGCCTACCAGTACCTGCTCGACATCACCGGCGCAGCGGCCCTGCGCAGCGCTTCGGTTTCGGGAGTCGGAATCGACCCCGCCCTCGAAGCCATCCGGGACGACGAGGCCCCCCTCTTCGAGCGCGTCACCCGCGAAGCCAACGCTCACCAGGTCACCCTCTACGCCCTCGACGCCGGCGGCAGTGGCGGCGGCAGCGGTCTTTCCGCCGACCTCAACCAGATCGACACCGGTGTCGGCGACAGCGGCCGCGTCACTCTCGATGCCCTGCGCGCCAACAACCTGCGCGAGCCGATGATCGAGCTGGCCGAGGCCACCGGTGGCGCTTCGGTGATCAACACCAACAACTTCGGTGACGGCCTGGCGCGGATGGCGGCCGACTTCGACACCTACTACTCCCTGGGCTACAACTCGCCGCGCGGCGGCGACGGCAAGTACCACAAGATTCAGGTGCGGGTGAAGCGCCCGGACCTGCGAGTTCGCCATCGCACCGGCTACATCGACAAGCCGCAAACGGAGAAGGTCGCCGACCGCACCCTGTCGTCGCTGCTACTCGACCTCGAGAGCAATCCACTGGGCATCGAGGTCGAGACCGGCGAGCCGGAGCTGCACGACCGCAACCGCTACCTGCTGCCGGTGCTGGTGCGCATTCCGATGCGCCAGGTGACCCTGCTGCCGAACGGCGACACCCAGGAAGGGCGGCTGCAGATCTACGTCGTGGTCAAGGACGAGAAGGGTGGCGTCTCGGATCTCCACCAGCATCCCTACCCGGTGTCGATCCCCACCGAGATGCTGGAGAAGGCCCGCCAGACCGATGTCGGCTATCTCGCCCGCCTCGAGCTCCTCTCCGGCAAACCGAAGATCGCCGTCGGCGTTTGGGACGAGCTCTCCGGCGAGGAGTCCTTCGTCCAGCGCAAGGTGCTGGTCGAACGGCCCCCGAAAGCCAAGAAAGGACGTTAG
- the fabG gene encoding 3-oxoacyl-ACP reductase FabG, with amino-acid sequence MASATVLVTGGSRGIGRAVVETLLAADHAVAFTYRSGEAEARRIESESAGRARAFACDLRDRRRPEDLVDEVVAALGPVDALVNNAGVAHEGLLAMTSDDDWDRVIDTNLGGAFRFCRAVLRGMMVRRRGAIVNVSSLGALRGVAGQAVYAASKAGLLAMTRALSREVGRRGVRVNAVVPGYVATDMTAALPEAVVEHLRQGESLKAGVDAAAVARAVAFLLSDDAASITGQTLVIDAGASA; translated from the coding sequence ATGGCGTCAGCGACGGTCCTCGTAACGGGCGGTAGCCGAGGCATTGGCCGAGCGGTGGTCGAGACGCTGCTGGCGGCCGATCACGCGGTGGCCTTCACCTATCGCAGCGGCGAGGCCGAGGCTCGCCGGATCGAGTCCGAGAGCGCCGGTCGGGCTCGCGCCTTCGCCTGCGACCTGCGCGATCGCCGCCGGCCGGAGGATCTGGTCGACGAGGTGGTCGCCGCCCTCGGTCCGGTCGATGCCCTGGTCAACAACGCCGGCGTCGCCCACGAAGGACTCCTCGCCATGACCTCCGACGACGACTGGGATCGCGTCATCGACACCAATCTCGGCGGCGCTTTCCGCTTCTGCCGGGCGGTGCTGCGCGGCATGATGGTGCGGCGCCGCGGCGCGATCGTCAACGTGTCGTCCCTCGGTGCCCTGCGCGGGGTCGCCGGCCAGGCCGTCTACGCCGCCTCCAAGGCCGGCTTGCTGGCGATGACGCGGGCCCTGTCCCGCGAGGTCGGGCGGCGTGGCGTGCGGGTCAACGCGGTCGTACCGGGCTACGTCGCCACCGACATGACCGCGGCGCTACCAGAAGCGGTGGTCGAGCATCTGCGCCAGGGCGAAAGCCTGAAGGCCGGCGTCGATGCGGCGGCGGTGGCGCGGGCGGTGGCCTTCTTGCTGTCCGACGACGCGGCGTCGATCACCGGGCAGACCCTGGTCATCGACGCCGGCGCTTCGGCCTAA
- a CDS encoding glycosyltransferase family 2 protein — translation MKVAAIIPAYQAAASVGPVVTGSREILERVVVVDDGSTDGTGEVAAAAGAEVLRHQRNLGKGRALQTAFGALFGRGCDAVVTLDADGQHLPSEIPRLLAAAEEGVGMVIGSRDHLFAQMSRLRKASNRCSSSLISILAGRRFCDIQSGFRLYSRSLIEATGFPEPRFEAESAVVVRAARLGLTVVSVPVRLGFADGRSTSHYRPLIDSLRIARAVVGARLEGARWRQRRSS, via the coding sequence ATGAAGGTCGCGGCGATCATTCCGGCCTACCAGGCGGCGGCCAGCGTCGGGCCGGTGGTGACCGGTAGCCGTGAGATTCTCGAGCGTGTGGTGGTGGTCGACGACGGCTCCACCGATGGCACCGGCGAGGTCGCCGCGGCGGCCGGCGCCGAAGTCCTGCGCCACCAGCGCAATCTGGGCAAGGGGCGCGCCCTGCAGACCGCCTTCGGCGCCCTCTTCGGGCGTGGCTGCGACGCGGTGGTGACGCTCGATGCGGATGGTCAGCACCTGCCGAGCGAGATTCCTCGTTTGCTGGCGGCGGCGGAAGAGGGCGTCGGCATGGTGATCGGCAGCCGCGATCATCTCTTCGCTCAGATGAGCCGCCTGCGCAAGGCCAGCAACCGCTGCTCGTCGAGCCTGATCTCGATCCTGGCGGGCCGGCGGTTCTGCGATATTCAGAGCGGCTTTCGGCTCTACTCGCGGTCGCTGATCGAAGCCACCGGCTTTCCCGAGCCGCGCTTCGAGGCCGAGAGCGCGGTGGTGGTGCGGGCCGCCCGTCTTGGCCTGACGGTGGTGTCGGTGCCGGTTCGGTTGGGATTTGCGGATGGTCGCTCGACCAGCCACTATCGTCCTCTGATCGACAGCTTGAGAATTGCGCGCGCGGTGGTCGGTGCGCGCCTGGAGGGAGCGCGATGGCGTCAGCGACGGTCCTCGTAA